In Phragmites australis chromosome 18, lpPhrAust1.1, whole genome shotgun sequence, the genomic window tcactgacaTAGTATACTGGTCACTGAAGACCTTCTCGTTTGAGGATTGCGCTCACGACCtatggggtagctgcaacatagagcaagagctcctcgtctgGTCAAGGAGCGGTCAGTACAGGAGGGGAAGAGATGTACCTTTTGAGGTCCTGGAAGGTCGTTTCTGCTTCTGTCGTTCACAAGAAGTGGTCGCTTTTCTTCAAGAGCTTGAAGAGCATTATCCCTTTTTCTCCCAGCCTCGAGATGAACTTGCTCAAAGCCGTCACACACCCTGTTAGTTTCTGGATTTCCTTTAACCTGTTCGGGGAtctcatctggtcgatggctctgatcttacCAGGGTTTGCCTCCATTCCTCGGTTAGACACGAGAAacccgagcaacttccctgatgagACTCCAAATGTGCATTCCTTCAGGTtcaggttcagcttcatgcaaTATTTCCAAAGGTTGTCAAACGTTCCCTTGAGGTCCGTGACCAGGTCGTCCTTGGTCCTACTTTtcacgaccacatcatcaacatatacctTGACATTCCTACCGAGCTATGGTCGTAGAACAAGCTAAATACAACGCTAGTAACTGGCATCGACGCTTTTCAAACGAAAAGGCATTTTCACATAGCAAAAGACCTTGAAAGGTGTTACAAAAGCCATGttctcctcatcttctgtaTACATGCTAATAGATATGTCCTATGAGCGACTAGGCCGatctttttttatatgttttggcCACGTCCGTTTCTCAAAAGCACAACTTTCCGATTGGACTCCGTCTGGTCTATCCTTTTTATTCAAAAAAAGATCTGATGTACCCCGAATGGGTATATAAGAATCTTAACAGGTTGCTGCATGTGGTTGAGTCAACAATTTGGTCTATCCAGGGTAGAGAGAAGAGATCTTTTGGacatgccttgttgaggtcggtgaagtcgacacacatcctccacttaccattgggtTTTCGGACCACGACTAAGTTAGCCAACCACTCTAGGTACTACACCTCTCGGATAAAGCCTACGTCCAAGAGCTTATTGATCTCCTCACGAAGTGCTTCTTTTTGGTCGGGTGCGAACCAACGAGCCTTTTGCTTTACTGGTCGCACCAACAACTTGGGCTCGATCATatccctagggactccgggcATAACAGACGGACTCCACGAAAAGTCGTCCGCGTTCTCCCAGAGgaaagtgaccggaagagaggcttgtagtGAGACCTTAGTTTGGTGGCTTTATCCATTTGAGATTTTGGTGGCTTAAGGGTTACGATCAGGTGCCGTCCAGGAGCTATAGTCTAGGTGAATGCTCCAACTGAATTAGGGGTGTCATTTATAGTATAAATgccacaagataaaaatctcttgtgccaagtttgctctctctatcatCTTTACGTTTTCATATTACCTTTTTGTAATTTATCTTTGTATTTTTACATttatagagtagtttgctatgATTGACTATAGGTTGTAAACATTTGAACGTTAGAATAGACACATTAGATTAAGctaaaacatatttagatagaatttgatatatatttatcttgtaaatttttttaagcCGATtattttaagtgtcataatatATCCTCTTTTGGGATGTCACTCATCGTTTCAGAGGGACATATGGCATTGCAATGAGCAGATTTGCTGGCTTTTATGCATTTGTTGGGTGCAGATTTTTCATAGTGCTCCATGGACCATGGCCCTTTGCCGGATCTCGTCCACAATATGGCAGCTGTAACCTTTAAAGTCAGCCAACAGGTTTTCATCTTTtttcagtgacaagtccaaaATCCAAACAGGAGAAACACTGTCCAGTTTTTTTTCTTGGGACATGTAGTGTTCACTGGATAGTAATGCAGATCGAGAACAGAAATAAAAGGAGACCACATGCCTATAATACATATTTTCCAGGAAGCATACAAGAAAATTTGGGTGGTCCAGGTTCGGAATAATTGACAGCTTGAtgcaaaaaaacaataaaaaaagttttttGTGGACTGAAATTTAAGCTCTCCATCGCCTACCTAGTCCATAAAATATATTGTGAAGCACTCCACAGGGTCCTCAAATCATTTCTGTTACAAACTATATGTGCTcagaaaaaaacataaaagattgtAAACAGACAGACAAATCCCAACGGACTGAAAGGTAATGTGAGATCTATCCACAAAAGTACGCACCATATCTTGTGCACATGAACATGATAGGTAACGGCAACGAGTGATCACAAACAGTTGCAGTAAAAGGCCAGAAAGATGACACCCATGATCCATAGATGCCTTGAATCAGCATCGAATAAGCAAACCATGGTACGTGAGAACAGTTTATGCCATTATTCCAGGATCAACCAAGGCACAGAGGTCTAACAATAAGACAAATGGACCATAAGTTTCGCACACATAAGTCCTCATACAAAACATCCATTTAGTTTCAGACACAGGGATCAAAACATCAGCTATGTTCTCAGAACCAAAGAGAGGAGCGTAGAGAGGCACCAGATTTCTCGCAAGTATCCATATACAATGAATTAAACAAAGCCATAGCTTATTGTGAATAGCTTTACAAATAGCTGGAGCAGAATCAACGGTATTTTATATTTGCGAATGAAACAAATAAAACAGTACAAAGCATTTACAGTTATTGTTATTATTTGTACGCACATACGCACAATTTATAATAAATAGTACTAGTCATGGTTCATAGGGAGCACCTGAGGTGACCCTTGAGGCTACTTTATATCTGAAATACATTAGTCTGGAACCTTTCGTCGTATAATTGCCAGTGCCCGTACCTACCCATGTGGAAGGAGGACCTAGGTATGTAGATGTTGGGCTTCACTAGCTTCTCCAGATTCTTCAAGTTAGCAGCAGCTTGATCTATTCCCCTGCTCGTCAAATTTGCGCAGCCAAACAGGTCCAGAACCTCCAGTTCCTTGCATCCTCCTGGGATTGAGTTGAGGCCAACAGCAGTAAGCTTCGAGAACCTTAGCTCGAGATGTTTCAGCTTTGGCATGAACTTGGATATCGTAATGGCTTCCCTGTCACCATCCTGGGGACATTCTCTTAGATAATCCTCGGGAACTATACCAACATGCTCGGATGGGTCGATCCAGTTGAATATGTTCCGCTTGAAGACCATGAGGTTCTGGCAGCTCTGACCAATCACCTCTAGTGACTTGTATGAAACCTCATAGCAGTTGCTGATGTCCAATTCTGTAAGCATAGGGCAGCATGCTCCAACAGTAATCATCGATCGATCAGTTACACCCGGGCTAGTTTTGATGGAAAGTATACTGAGGTTTTTAGACCTGCACAATAACTCTCTCAGTGATACTTCTAATCCAAATGAAGAGATGGAGCCAGAGTTACTGACTCATAATGACATGCAAATACCAAGCAAAGAGATAGCACCAGAGTGACTCACTAATGATGTCATTTAAATTCCATACAAATAGATGGCACTAAGAATTAATTTAGATATATGGACCTGAACAGCATCTTTCGTTCAATGTTACTGACGCAACTTTCCCAACAACAATAGTAAACAAACTAGGACATATGTTAAACTGAGAACAGTCAATCTAAAATAGCTAGTGAAGCATAATTTGAGCTACCTAACGTAGAAATCAAATAAAAGGGTGTATGATGCTTCTCACAAAACACAACAGCTCAGGCAAGGTTAAGAGAATATTTTCTGTCAGCTAAGGCAATATCAGGTtagtaattaaaaaaaaaaacacaagacCAATATTCAAACAACATAGTAAGTGCATCCATTACAAATGTTTGATGAACATCTTATTAAAGAAAGATAAGGCAAAACATGCACGGAAACAGATACCACTGCATTTACACGATAAGCTGAATAACATATTTATATGCTGTTCGTTTCATTGTGAATCAGTAATAACAATTTTATGTGGTAAATCTAGGTACTTTTCTGTGTATTGAAAAGGTGAAGGAGGATAAGGGATGCACAAATAAAAGTAAAGCACACCATATTCCAAATGGAACGTAATAAAACACCGGATCCGGATAGCTTCCCAGCTGAGTTCTACCAAGCCTTTTTGGATAGCATCAAGAAAGACCTGATGGAAATGTTTCATGAAATGCATGCTGGGAACCTCCCGATATATAGCCTAAATTTCAGTGTAATTACGCTGCTGCCAAAAATTAATGAAGCTTGTCGCATCCAACAGTATAGATCGATCTGTCTACTAAATGTCAGCTTCAAAGTGTTCACTAAGGTGGTCACCAACAGAATCAATAGTGATACGGACCATATAATCCGTCCCACACAAACGACGTTCACACATGGAAGAAATATCCTAGAAGGGGTGATCATTCTTCACGAGACATTACACGAACTCCATCGAAAAATGATGAACAATGTAATACTCAAAATTAACTTTGAGAAAGCCTGCGACAAAGTAAAATGGTCATTCTTGCTATAGTGAAAGGCTTCTCACCTAAATAGTGCATATGGGTTGAAAGCTTCATTTCCAGGGAGAGCGTAGCAATAAAAGTCAATGAAGAAACGGGCCATTacttccaaacaaaaaaaggtCAAGGCGACCCTCTCTCTCCGATTATGTTTAACATTGTGACAAATATGTTAGCAGTACTGATTGAGAGGGCTAAAAATGCAGGCCAAGTCAAAGAAGTTGTACTCCATTCGGTCGAAAGTGGGCTATTCATAGATGATGATCTGGAAAAGGCTAAGAACACGAAGCTCTTGCTTTGTGCATTTGAGCAACTCTCAGGGTTAAAATAGACTTCCataaaagttaaatattttgcTTTGGAGCGGCTCAAGACAAGACCaatcaatatgctaaaataTTTGGAGATGCAATGGGTGAGTTACCCTTGCGGTACCTAGGAATCCCAATTCACTATCCAAAACTCAGACACTCTGATTGAAAAGGAGTAGAagaatgaataaaaaaaaactgagcAGCTAGAAGGCTAAGTACTTAACTACGGTTGGCAGACTGGTACTTCTTAATTCAGTATTTAGTAGCCTACCCACCTATATATGCCCTTTTTCCAAATCCCACGTAGGGTTCTAAAAAAGATCAATTATCTGCGATCAAGATTCTATTCGCAAAATGATAGTTACAAAAAGCACTGCTTAGCAAAATGGAAAATCCTGTGTAAACCCAAAGACATAGGTGGACCAGTGATAAAGGACCTTAATATCTGATGGAAACTTGCGTAACCGAACAAAATGGTGGGCCTTCGGAACCCGGATGAGATCCAAAGGCTTAGTGGAAATACACATAAGCTAGGGAACTGTGCACTGTAATTAATGTCCTCTCCTTTTTTATTACAGCGCCACCCTTATTTATAGGTCGTACCCGACCATTCTCCGTCACTATATACAATAATACTcctctaactgccacattcctaGATATTCGCGGGTATTTTGGTACTATCTTAAGCACGTCTGTCCTATTTACAATCATGCCATTCTCGGTCTTCAGTTGCTAGCGACGATCCTCCCTTCGCCTGGGCTCCCCGAAGGTCCATGGCTGATGGCACCTTCGGCACACCTTCGATCGACTTCCTCATGGCACCTTGCGATGGTCCTCGATCGACTTCCGAAGACCTGCCGAATGCTTCGCCTACGACGACACCTTCGACGCCCCTGCGGTCATTCCCCCCCCACACGAAGCTCAACGAAGACCTTCGATCACCTTTCGAAGGCTCGACACAGGCATCCCCGATCGCCGAGCGTCCGCAAGGTACCTGTAGAGTCCAAAGGGTTACTGCAACATCACAAATCCACAACAGTCATACTCTTGTCAGTAAACACTACCGCAGAGGCCTTCGACCTTGCATCCTAAGGGGCCTATGAGACcatcccccaacagtagccccccaCGAGCAAGACTCTTATTCTATGGGCCGAACAAGTGAACTAGATGGTACCAACGAGCGCAATCCCCTTCTGCCTGTCAAAGGACTCGTGCCCTACGGTTTACCTTCGGCCCAGGAGACCATCTTGCACACTCGGAGGGTCTAACTTTTTCGTAACGGTTCAAATCTCGAGGTGTTGGTTATGACTCTTTTCTTAACTACCATAAAGTTCACGGTTCGGATCCTGAACCGACGCCTCTTCAactaacaacaacaacaacaacaaagcctttcagtcccaaacaagttggggtaggctagagatgaaacccataagatcttgcaagtctagtcatgactctggcacgtggatagctaacttccacgcacccctgtccatggctagttctttggtgatattccagtctttcagatccctctttacagactcctcccatgtcaagtttggtctacctcgacctctcttgacattatccgcatgctttattcttccgctatgtacaggcgcttctgaggTCCTGCGTTGTATAtacccaaaccatctcaaacgatgttggacaagcttctcttcaattggtgctacaccaactctatcacgtatgtcatcattccgaacccgatcctttcttgtgtgggcacacatccatctcagcatgcgcatctccactacactcaaccgttggacatgttgacttttagttggccaacattctgcgccatacaacatcgcaggtctaattgccgacctatagaacctgccttttaACTTCTGTGGTactcttgtcgcagaggacgccggaagcttgacgccacttcatccatccggctttgattcgatggctcacatcttcatcgatttcaccatccttctgcagcatcgaccccaaatatcgaaaggtatccttctgaggtatcacctgcccgtcaaggcaaacctcatcctcctcgtgcctagtagtactaaaatagtagtactaaaatcgcacctcatgtactcagtttagttctactaagcctaaaacccttcgactccaaggtctgtctccacagctccaactttccatttacccacgtccgactatcgtcgactagcaccacatcatctgcaaagagcatacaccatgggatatcaccttgtatatcccttgtgacctcatccatcaccaaagcaaaaagataagggctcaaagctgacccttggtgcagtcctattctaattggaaaatcattGGTGTCACCATCGCTTGCCTCTTCAACTAacttaaaagtttttttttcggTTACGACTCTTGTCTTAACTGCCATAAAGGAGACAGTTTGGATCCCGAATTGACGTCTCTTCAACTGACTTCAAAGTTTCAACCGCTATATATATCACCCCGCGGGTCATTTTCACCGTAAACTCTCCTACTTCAAGCCTGCGCCCACAGCTTTTCACGCTTTGTACGAAGGCATACTTAACCTTCGCAGTCTTGACCCTTCAGGAAAAAAGCCAGACAGCCTAACCTGATGGCTCCCAAGAGCAAGCCTGGCAAGCTAAAGACATACTGGATTGGTAAGTCAAAGGTTGACAAAGAAGTTTTGGCCGATTTAAAGAGATAAGGCCTGATAAGCGACGTGTCAAAGGTCAAGCTTCTTAAAGATCAAGAGACTCTGGAGCTAGGAGATAATGAGGCGATTGTCTTCGCGGATTATTTCAGAGTTGGACTTCGCCTACCATGGGACGAGATGGTGGCGAAGGTCCTCAAAATTTTTGAGGGTTTTCTCCATGACACCAACCGCCATCGTTCGGCTCAGTCTCTTTGCATGGGCAACGAAGTCAAAAGGAGTGAAGGCATCGGCAAGGGCCTTCGTTGCTGCTCACCAGGTTCACCATCAGCTGAAGCATGTCTTTGTTGACAACATGCAGTCCGAATCTCACTACGGTTGTGCGAACTTTACCTACCGAGGAGGTCTGGCCACGCCTGTTGTAGCTTATAAGAACAAACGGCCGAAGGATTGgatgcagtggtggttctaccataagGTAGACAACAAGGACTACCTTGTGTTGAAGTGCCAGGAGCTCAAGGTAAATCGCGCCCCGGACGTGATGATTAAGGGCGCCCGGTAGGAGGCCTTCAAAGCCTTCACAAGGTGTTCAAAGCATCTGAGCACCCGTGATTTTGTTGAGTTCCTTGCCGCAAGTATCTGGTTGCTCAGCGAAGGGTGGATCCCGTCATTCGGGCCGAAAGGACCAGAAGGACTTTGCCATCCCCAGTTTGATTTCACGGGAAAACTTGGTATGTACCCTAGCCTGTTTTTCCTTGGCCTTCACTTTGTTATTTTTCCTTATTCGCTTGTGGTTTGCAACAGCTGTAACAATTACCGAGGTGGAAGCCGAAACACGCTTCCTCCTAGGAAATGTTACCGTGGCCAAAGGCCAAGCCTGTGCTGAACTAGGCCTTGGTCATCAGCTCAATAGGGTCTTTGAGTTTCAAGGCCTCAGCTATGGAGATAGGCTGAAGGCCTACGATCAATCGACTGAAGCTGTTGATGGGGCGAATGATGCCCGAGGCAAGGGAAAGAGGAAAGCTAGGAGCCCTTTGGCCCGCGCGAACCCTCTAGCCAGCGGGACCAAAAAGTTGAAGATCGGTGTACCAAAGAAGTTTGCTTGCGGTGGCGCAATGGAAGACCTCGATGCCGCGATGGAGGCCAAGAGTCCTGGAGGCCCTAACGCTATAGTCGCAATAGAGACACCTCTCTGGCAAGCGCCTTCGAAGGGTGCGATGGAGCTGGCCATCGCCTCCCCAAGACAGGCCATATCTACCGCGACAGTCGTGCTTGCCCCTCTCTTCGACACCGATGACGACGAAAATTCTCCAGAGGCCAAGCTCCAGGACACAAGGACGGGCGAAGGGGCCAGCTCGGCAGACCAAAGACACAGAGTCGTCCAACACCTCAAGCTCGTACTCCAACTCCTCCAAAAGTCTGCCCAAAGAGGAGGAAAATGCCTCACCGCACCCACGTTACGATGGAGGCAAAAAACTTATGTCCCTTGGCACCTCTAGCAATGCCAGGGTTATCAATGCCGAAGCATTGTGGGTGACTTCGTTTGAGCCGAGCTTCGGAGAGGTTAAGGATGCAAAGAGCATATCCGACAGCTTTGTCCTTCCCGAGCTCGAAATTCAGCTATCTGGGAAAACAACCTCCGACCTTCTAGACGCCTTCGACTTCACGACCGCCAAGGAACTTTGAGTTATTATTAAATTTCCCTTCGACTTGATCTTTTTGGGCCCACTGTTTATAATGATTTACGCTTCGCATGTATGCTTATCTCGCGTGCCCTGCACAGACACGCCGAGCAATTCGAAGCTCGCGCCAAAGGGGCTGAGGAACTGCGGGTCCTGCTAGAACAAAGAGCTGAAAAGGCCAAAGCCAATACGAGAGAATTTCTCCGACAGGCAAGAGATGTCGAACAGAGGTCACAAGATCTGGAAAAAGAGGTGGCAACCCTTCGCTCGAGCACACAAGATCTGGAAAAGGAGGTGACCCTTCGCCAATGTGTTAGAACTTCAGACTGAAAATGAACGCCTCACCAAGGTGTTGCTCGAGACGAAACAATTTGCTTGCGATGCTGTTTGGGAGAAAGTACAAGTTCTGGAGCCGAAGGCAACCATGGCCAATGAAGCTATCGGCAAGACTCTTGAAGGCCTGGGTGCTTCGGTTGTTCCTCCTATCCTCGAGCAAGCTAAGCTAGATGGTCTTCTCGGGTGGATTGCAAGTCTTATGGAAGTCTTCAGCAAGCAACTCACCTGTATGGCAACTTCTGCGCCATGATCTATAAAAACGAGTCAAAGTGGATTGACCCACAAGTCGAAGCCTTATCCAGTCTTTGGAACTGATAGGGTCTGACCACCATAAAGCACTACAAAGCTCTTCGTTCTGCTACTCGCCGAATGTGAGTACCGCGACAGTGTCGAAAGCGTCGAAGGCCTCCGCCAAAGCCTTCACCAACAACTACTGGTTCAAGTACGAGCGTGGCCTCGCTCTTCAGGAGGCAGAGAACAACCGCTGAAAAGTGAGTTACTCCTTGCTATGCTTTAGCATCTTTTcatcatcattttttatttaaccgTAACTTCTTTTTGCTGTAGGCTGAAGCGAAGGCCATGAACGCTTCGGCCATCGCAGGAAGCTCTACACAGCCCACTCCGGCGTCTACCCCTTTGCGAGAGGCGAATGAAGCTCCAGATGTATGTCCGAAGTAGGCATGAGCGAGGGTTTACTTAGTTGTGATTGAAACATTTCAGAACTTTGTAATATATCTACGCTTAATTTCTCCTTTAAACATTTTGACAATCTTCGCTTACTGTGCAGGTCCTCCCTGGGAATCATTCCGTCTTCACCATCCTCACATTCAATTTGAGCAGTATTGGCGAGCGAAGGCCAAGATCTATGACGCAAGAAACGCTTGTTCAAAAGCGTTTTGGGAGTCATTTTTCCCTTCGAACCTAGAGATTTGAAGAGCCGAAAGGGAAATACGTAGGATAGAGCGCGGAGAATTTGCCCCTCCAATAGGTCTTCTCGAGCCGAAGCCTGAGCCTTTTGAAGAAACGTATGACACCGCTTTGCTTCGGCATTTTTGTTACCAGCGACGAGTTCAACCATCACAAGTGGTTATATTTGTCGAAGGTGAGAGTGATC contains:
- the LOC133898712 gene encoding F-box protein SKIP1-like, whose protein sequence is MATGDVAGGEAESVPAAEERDWSELTQVCLAEAFSRLSLEDLWRGAMACCRSWRDAARSRPGLFAALDLEPGFASTVGADAAAWWTPAFQRRVDAMLRSAAALAAGELREVRVRYCSDDALAFAAERSKNLSILSIKTSPGVTDRSMITVGACCPMLTELDISNCYEVSYKSLEVIGQSCQNLMVFKRNIFNWIDPSEHVGIVPEDYLRECPQDGDREAITISKFMPKLKHLELRFSKLTAVGLNSIPGGCKELEVLDLFGCANLTSRGIDQAAANLKNLEKLVKPNIYIPRSSFHMGRYGHWQLYDERFQTNVFQI